AAACAAAGTTATTTAAACAAGAAGACTTGCAACAAATCTCAAGAAAATTTTATAAGTACATGACCAATCTTGTAATTCAAGAGTCAGGGTTTAGTAAACAAGAAATACTTACTGAAGCTAAAAAAAACGCTCAGGACATCGAAGATAGCCAAAGAGATTGGATAGATTTTATTAATACTCATACCCAAGAAGAAGTTTATGACTACCAAAATCGCTATAATTATGACCCAGCCCCACCAGCAACGGAAAAGCAAAAAAGAAAAGGACTAAACGAATTAATGTTGAAGGCTCTGTTTGATAAATTTTTTACTATGAATGATGAGCAAAAAGAGCTCTTTTTTAATGACTTATCAACCAACTACTGGGACTACGAAGAAGTTGGAGACAATCCTAATTTTGTTATTGGCCAAAAAAGACTCAAAAACCCTGAAAAATATTATTACTCAGAAAAAAAAGAAGCTGATTAAAGCTTCTTTTTTTCTGAGTTTCGATTATCTCCTCACCTAAATTAGTAAATTCAATATTATCATGCTCTAACGTATCTTTGTATGTACTACTTCATCTAACTATCTTAGCACTACAAGATGCTAATTATTTTCATGTAATTTAGCATCTTTTTTATTTAACACATCAACTTGTAAATCAAATAAGCGTTGATTGTCTGAATCTAAATTATCACGAAATTGTTGAACTAAATATGCAACAGCTTCTTTTTGATTTGGAGCAATTCCTAAATTAGAAATTGCTATAAGACTATTTCTAACTGTATTATCAATTTTGATATTTACGTTAAACGTCTTCTTATTGTCATTACCCTCAATTTCATTAATTGAAACTTCGTGCTTCGGCTTTACATTAATTTTACGTTTGTTACTGTTAATTAAATTACTCATTTGCTTCAATCCTATTCAAAATGTCATTTACAACTTGCTTATAAACTTCAAATACCTTTTCATCATAGCGACTATCATTAGTAATCCCCGTTACTCCATAGCGCTTTAAACGCTGCATTTGATGAATTGAAGTTGGCAAAATATTGTCTTGGCCAAACTCTTCTTCCGCATTTTGCAATGTCAAATTATCAACAGGAGCTCCGGGTTGGATTAGTACAGGTAAAATTCCTACTAAGTCCAAGCTAGGTGCTTTATAGGTATCGATTACTTCTTGCTGCATATATTGAATAAATGCACTAGCCCCATCTAAAGCTTGTTGTTGTGTTTGCATGACAATTACGCACCAATCGCTGGCATAAAGAGCAGCGTCAGTAATTAAACTAATCGTAGGCGGAACATCAATAATCACATAATCATAATTTTTAGTAATTGGAGATAGTAATTCATTCAAGTATTTGACCCGATCAATATACCTTGAAAATTGTTTTTCCATTACTCGTGGAAATAAGGAAAAATCTGCCGATGATCCTATCAAGTCTAAATTACTTGTAATATTAACTAAGGCCTTTGATAGATCCTTGTTTTGGATAGCAGCCATTAAGGATGAATCAAATTGATCGATTTTATCCGTTAGGTTTGCTTTAGTTTTAAGCATAATGTTTGTGGCATTTGCTTGCGGATCTAAATCTAAAAGGAGAGTATTTGCTCCTCTTTTTGATAATTCATAGGCGACTTGGGTTGCATTTGTTGTTTTACCAACCCCACCCTTGAAGTTACCAAAGGTTATAGTCTTTGTCATTTTAGCACCTCGCAATAGATTCAATTTTCTATAAGAATATTATGAACTAGAAAACTTTCTTTTGCAATATTCTATAGTCTTAGCACTACAGAATAATAAGATAAAAGGATTATGAAGTGGTGAAAATCAAAAAATTAAACTATTTGTCCCCAACAGAGAAAAGACTTTCTTAGATTGAATATTTAGATGAAATTATTTAGTGAGTTTCAGATAGAAAGCTAAATAGAAAACATCTTATAGTGTTAAGACTATTTAGCCTTTAGACTAAAATATCCTAGCACTATAAAATAAAAATAAAATTTCAAAAAAGCCTATGCAAA
This region of Lactobacillus intestinalis genomic DNA includes:
- a CDS encoding DUF5388 domain-containing protein — translated: MSNLINSNKRKINVKPKHEVSINEIEGNDNKKTFNVNIKIDNTVRNSLIAISNLGIAPNQKEAVAYLVQQFRDNLDSDNQRLFDLQVDVLNKKDAKLHENN
- a CDS encoding ParA family protein; its protein translation is MTKTITFGNFKGGVGKTTNATQVAYELSKRGANTLLLDLDPQANATNIMLKTKANLTDKIDQFDSSLMAAIQNKDLSKALVNITSNLDLIGSSADFSLFPRVMEKQFSRYIDRVKYLNELLSPITKNYDYVIIDVPPTISLITDAALYASDWCVIVMQTQQQALDGASAFIQYMQQEVIDTYKAPSLDLVGILPVLIQPGAPVDNLTLQNAEEEFGQDNILPTSIHQMQRLKRYGVTGITNDSRYDEKVFEVYKQVVNDILNRIEANE